One genomic region from Paroceanicella profunda encodes:
- a CDS encoding type IV toxin-antitoxin system AbiEi family antitoxin domain-containing protein, with translation MPISISQRQIAYTVLTVRGISRLAELREAGVTAATMSRMERDGEVLRLARGIYQLSDAPLDVHHSLAETAKRIPKGVVCLVSALAFHGLTDQLPRQVWLAVGQKDWSPKPEGTPIRLVRFTNRLLTEGVETRPVEGVTVKVFGVAKTIADCFRYRNKIGLSVAIEGLQEALRQRRTTPGEIARQAERGTVATVIRPYLEALTANG, from the coding sequence GTGCCAATATCCATCTCCCAACGCCAGATCGCCTATACCGTGCTGACCGTGCGCGGAATTTCGCGCCTGGCAGAGCTGCGCGAGGCGGGCGTAACAGCGGCTACCATGAGCCGCATGGAACGTGATGGCGAGGTGCTTCGGCTCGCGCGCGGAATTTATCAGCTTTCCGACGCGCCCCTCGATGTCCACCATAGTCTCGCAGAGACCGCCAAACGGATTCCCAAGGGCGTCGTTTGCCTCGTTTCCGCGCTGGCGTTCCACGGGCTGACCGATCAACTGCCGAGGCAGGTTTGGCTCGCCGTGGGTCAGAAAGACTGGTCTCCGAAGCCCGAAGGCACGCCCATTCGGCTGGTGCGTTTCACAAATCGTCTGCTGACGGAGGGTGTTGAAACCCGTCCTGTCGAGGGGGTAACCGTGAAGGTCTTCGGCGTCGCAAAGACGATCGCCGATTGCTTCCGGTATCGGAACAAGATTGGCCTGTCGGTGGCGATCGAAGGCCTTCAGGAAGCGCTTCGCCAGCGCAGGACGACGCCGGGCGAGATCGCCAGGCAAGCCGAGCGAGGAACGGTCGCCACGGTCATTCGGCCCTATCTCGAGGCACTGACGGCCAATGGCTAA
- a CDS encoding helix-turn-helix domain-containing protein, with the protein MGSPKAKPALERLGQDIRNARLRRGIAVADLAVRAGTSPSSIARLERGDPGVAIGTLADILVVLGLLERLADLIDIRKDDLGLALAAEHGPRRGRSFAARLKKQKAQAEETQDRQDVVDPDGASF; encoded by the coding sequence ATGGGTTCCCCCAAGGCGAAGCCAGCACTGGAACGACTGGGCCAGGATATCCGCAACGCGCGTCTGCGGCGTGGTATCGCCGTGGCGGATCTCGCCGTGCGCGCAGGAACCTCGCCGAGTTCCATCGCCCGCCTCGAACGGGGTGATCCCGGTGTCGCCATTGGAACGCTTGCCGACATTCTCGTTGTGCTGGGCCTTCTGGAGCGGCTCGCTGACCTGATCGATATCCGCAAGGACGATCTGGGGCTGGCGCTGGCAGCGGAGCACGGACCGCGCAGGGGCCGCTCCTTCGCGGCAAGGCTGAAAAAGCAGAAGGCTCAGGCGGAGGAGACGCAGGATCGGCAGGACGTTGTGGACCCTGACGGGGCTTCCTTCTGA
- a CDS encoding type II toxin-antitoxin system HipA family toxin, translating to MADFVAHVALGEGRTSVGQLRFTHAGPRQFSTFAYSPEWIENPRAFAIQPDFPLEAGPFHTSGQPGNMRDALAGVFADAAPDSWGRRLLERAYGNGLNEFEYLTLSDDACRQGALRFLDEKGEVIRGKAADAIPRLVDLETITAIARAYEQGKEISPEDMQTLAGAGGSGGARPKANVRDGDALWLAKFTSVHDQQPIERVEVATLRLAAACGIRTPETRLELADTPFPVALIQRFDRRGAARIPYISARTALGKTGVELGSYTEIVDFMRAYSPDPSDDFRELYRRLVFTILVSNKDDHLKNHGFLYVGAGQWRLSPVFDVNPAPDRNPHLETAILEGGAHDRSIILALEACEFFEIAEAEAREIIRTTAQRISDGWREAFRQAGVSGALARDYEAAFAGDEMETARSI from the coding sequence ATGGCCGATTTCGTCGCCCATGTCGCGCTTGGCGAAGGCCGGACATCGGTGGGCCAGTTGCGTTTCACCCATGCCGGGCCGCGTCAATTCTCGACTTTCGCTTATAGTCCCGAATGGATCGAAAACCCGCGTGCCTTCGCCATACAGCCCGATTTCCCTCTTGAGGCCGGTCCATTCCACACTTCGGGACAGCCCGGCAATATGCGCGACGCCTTGGCGGGCGTTTTCGCCGATGCGGCTCCGGACAGTTGGGGACGCAGGCTGCTCGAACGCGCCTATGGCAATGGTCTCAACGAATTCGAGTATCTGACGCTTTCCGACGATGCCTGCCGGCAAGGTGCATTGCGCTTTCTGGATGAAAAGGGCGAGGTCATTCGCGGCAAGGCAGCGGACGCCATCCCGCGTCTGGTAGATCTCGAAACCATCACGGCGATCGCGCGCGCCTATGAGCAAGGCAAGGAAATCTCGCCCGAGGATATGCAGACGCTCGCCGGCGCCGGCGGCTCCGGCGGCGCTCGTCCCAAAGCCAATGTCAGGGACGGCGATGCGCTGTGGCTGGCGAAGTTCACCTCGGTCCACGATCAACAGCCGATCGAGCGCGTCGAGGTCGCGACCCTCCGCCTGGCGGCAGCCTGCGGTATCCGCACGCCCGAGACACGGTTGGAGTTGGCCGACACGCCGTTCCCGGTCGCGCTGATCCAGCGGTTCGACCGGCGTGGGGCCGCACGGATTCCCTACATCTCCGCGCGCACCGCACTCGGCAAGACGGGGGTGGAGCTGGGCTCCTATACGGAGATCGTCGATTTCATGCGGGCTTATTCACCCGATCCTTCTGACGATTTCCGTGAACTTTACCGGCGTCTTGTCTTCACGATCCTCGTCTCCAACAAGGACGATCATCTGAAGAACCATGGCTTCCTCTATGTGGGGGCGGGGCAGTGGCGCTTGTCGCCGGTATTCGACGTGAATCCGGCGCCGGATCGCAACCCGCATCTCGAGACTGCAATCCTTGAGGGCGGGGCGCATGATCGGTCGATCATCCTCGCACTGGAAGCCTGCGAATTTTTCGAGATTGCCGAGGCCGAGGCACGGGAGATCATCCGAACAACGGCGCAGCGCATTTCGGACGGATGGCGGGAAGCCTTCAGACAGGCTGGCGTTTCTGGCGCGCTGGCGCGTGACTATGAGGCTGCTTTCGCCGGCGATGAGATGGAAACAGCGCGCAGTATTTAG
- a CDS encoding SAVED domain-containing protein: MADAVNARWNGDRYQARVFWQNALSMLAHDSVVVEVTFEADAPKSFDDVVVRYDPPIPGSGPERVPAAYQQVKWHVDTGGRFGYEDFVDPDFIGATSVSLLQRLRDAKKTAPAGARFDFVTTYRIKDNDPLSYVQSGTDKSILLGRLFDGTTDSSRMGKVRKLWREHLGLASDDELKEVVTGLRIMDGERSLEQLREDINVRAQIVGALTCSTESDFRYDGLAQALKSRKLNSFTRGALRQILREEGILADNVPARPPGLTIAIRTFQGVAADLGGTSPENTLSLTDSFNQRYLLSDRSWQGDIRPRVETFLRDAAKRSGVLRIILDAHASIAFLAGAVLDLKSGVDSSLIQKGRVGSRTWRADDGTEQHVARLNSATTSIGSGTDIALAIGISQGVDVQTRAYVSKELLSVGTLISFAPPTGPGQQAVAGGGHAAALAEHIANEVRALKADDPDRTVHIFAACPNSLLFYLGQQHRGIAPCIVYEFDFDRAGNKGYQPSFVID; this comes from the coding sequence ATGGCTGACGCCGTCAACGCGCGCTGGAATGGCGACAGATATCAGGCGCGGGTTTTCTGGCAGAACGCGCTGAGTATGCTCGCGCATGACTCGGTCGTGGTGGAAGTTACCTTCGAAGCCGACGCGCCGAAGTCGTTCGACGACGTTGTCGTCCGGTATGATCCGCCAATTCCTGGAAGTGGGCCGGAACGCGTGCCGGCGGCCTATCAGCAGGTGAAATGGCATGTCGATACCGGCGGGCGGTTCGGCTACGAGGATTTCGTCGATCCCGATTTTATCGGTGCGACGAGCGTGTCGCTCCTTCAGCGTCTGCGCGACGCCAAGAAGACCGCACCGGCCGGTGCGCGGTTCGATTTCGTCACGACGTATCGCATCAAGGACAATGATCCGCTGAGCTATGTCCAGTCGGGGACGGACAAGTCCATTCTCCTCGGCCGCCTGTTCGATGGCACGACGGACAGCAGCCGGATGGGCAAGGTCCGCAAGCTATGGCGCGAGCATCTAGGTCTCGCGTCTGATGACGAACTCAAGGAGGTTGTGACGGGCCTCCGGATCATGGACGGCGAGCGCTCGCTAGAGCAGTTGCGCGAGGACATCAACGTGCGGGCTCAGATCGTGGGCGCACTCACCTGTTCCACAGAGTCCGACTTTCGATATGATGGGCTCGCTCAAGCGCTGAAATCGCGGAAACTGAATAGCTTCACGCGGGGGGCCCTGCGGCAGATACTCCGTGAGGAGGGCATTCTGGCTGACAACGTCCCCGCCCGTCCTCCTGGGCTGACGATCGCGATCCGGACGTTCCAAGGCGTGGCGGCCGATCTTGGCGGTACATCACCGGAGAACACGCTCTCGCTGACCGATAGCTTCAATCAGCGCTACCTCCTCAGTGACCGGTCCTGGCAAGGGGACATTCGCCCCCGGGTCGAGACGTTCTTACGAGATGCCGCCAAACGTTCGGGCGTGCTGAGGATCATTCTCGACGCACACGCCTCCATCGCATTTCTCGCGGGTGCCGTCCTAGACCTGAAGTCGGGCGTCGACAGCTCGTTGATCCAGAAAGGCCGGGTGGGATCGAGGACCTGGCGCGCGGACGACGGTACCGAACAGCACGTGGCTCGACTGAACAGCGCGACGACGAGTATAGGTTCGGGAACCGACATCGCCTTGGCAATCGGCATCTCACAAGGCGTCGATGTTCAGACCCGCGCCTATGTCAGCAAGGAGCTCCTATCTGTCGGGACATTGATCTCGTTTGCCCCTCCGACTGGCCCTGGACAGCAGGCTGTTGCCGGCGGCGGACATGCCGCTGCTCTGGCAGAACATATCGCCAATGAGGTGCGGGCTTTGAAGGCGGACGACCCCGATCGCACGGTCCACATTTTCGCTGCGTGCCCGAATAGCCTGCTGTTCTATCTAGGTCAGCAGCACCGTGGAATCGCACCCTGTATCGTCTACGAGTTCGATTTTGATAGAGCTGGAAACAAGGGCTACCAGCCGTCCTTCGTCATAGATTGA
- a CDS encoding CBASS oligonucleotide cyclase → MITIDEAFRKFKSRLELNEKEQQNASDRQNEVRDYLVKKFAIDRSFLTGSYKRHTKTKPLKDIDIFFVLKDSEKSKYRRKAPSVVIGDFYDALVEKYGSSAVRKQGRSVNVDFGVVVDSDDNTDYRVLSVDVVPAFASASDYEIPDTDKGEWIKTNPETHAAKATTAHQAYSNEWKGLVRMVKYWNNQPRHGEKPVKPSFLIEVMALECLYGGWQGNFAYEFQSLFATLADRIFDTWQDPAGLGPPVSDGMDNARKERARTLLMAASREASLAINLARQGKNGEALKAWWALFGPKFPLS, encoded by the coding sequence ATGATCACCATCGACGAAGCTTTTCGGAAGTTTAAGAGTCGGCTCGAACTGAACGAGAAGGAGCAGCAGAACGCTTCCGACCGTCAGAACGAGGTGCGGGACTATCTCGTCAAGAAGTTCGCGATCGACAGGAGCTTCCTGACGGGGTCATATAAACGACACACCAAGACGAAGCCGCTCAAGGACATCGACATCTTCTTCGTCCTCAAGGATTCGGAGAAGAGCAAATATCGTCGCAAAGCGCCATCGGTCGTGATCGGCGACTTTTACGATGCCCTGGTCGAGAAGTACGGCTCCAGCGCGGTCCGGAAACAGGGCCGCTCGGTCAACGTCGACTTCGGCGTGGTCGTCGATTCCGATGACAACACCGACTATCGTGTTCTCAGTGTGGACGTGGTGCCCGCTTTCGCATCCGCCTCGGACTACGAAATACCCGACACCGACAAGGGCGAGTGGATCAAGACCAATCCCGAAACCCACGCGGCCAAGGCGACGACCGCACACCAGGCGTATTCCAATGAGTGGAAGGGTTTGGTCCGTATGGTGAAGTACTGGAACAACCAGCCCCGCCACGGAGAGAAGCCCGTGAAGCCGTCCTTCCTCATCGAGGTGATGGCACTAGAGTGCCTGTACGGTGGCTGGCAAGGAAACTTCGCCTACGAGTTCCAATCCTTATTCGCCACGCTCGCGGATCGCATCTTCGATACGTGGCAAGACCCGGCGGGTCTCGGGCCACCGGTGAGCGACGGGATGGACAATGCACGCAAGGAGCGTGCCCGCACTCTTCTGATGGCGGCGAGCCGAGAAGCGAGCCTTGCAATCAATCTCGCCAGGCAGGGCAAGAATGGCGAGGCTCTGAAGGCATGGTGGGCGCTGTTCGGCCCCAAATTCCCACTCTCATGA
- a CDS encoding HORMA domain containing protein, whose amino-acid sequence MTTVSVNTYTHSVTYVADNMLKSLKDIIRLSGLDPTNFIEDWDVNMRGIKRWLETQDLERVDLEIYDPKTDALLFRWDMDVVYGWSSGDGNFWVDTEQLKYAIRKAGLVPSQAKYRLLVRTKPGRPDVDGWSKVTARSTTGFTRQSLGTTIDHSGLGANTSYWRQTG is encoded by the coding sequence ATGACGACCGTCAGCGTCAACACCTATACCCACTCGGTGACTTACGTCGCCGACAACATGCTCAAGAGCCTGAAGGATATCATCCGGCTGAGCGGTCTCGACCCGACCAACTTCATCGAAGATTGGGACGTCAACATGCGCGGCATCAAGCGCTGGTTAGAGACTCAAGACCTAGAACGCGTCGATCTGGAGATCTACGACCCGAAGACCGATGCGCTCCTGTTCCGCTGGGACATGGACGTCGTCTACGGTTGGAGCTCCGGCGACGGAAACTTCTGGGTCGACACCGAGCAACTCAAATACGCGATCCGGAAGGCGGGTCTTGTGCCTAGCCAAGCGAAATACCGTCTACTCGTCCGCACCAAGCCGGGGCGCCCTGATGTCGATGGCTGGAGCAAGGTAACGGCCCGGTCGACGACCGGCTTCACGCGGCAATCGCTGGGGACGACCATCGATCATAGTGGCTTGGGCGCGAACACCTCGTACTGGAGGCAGACCGGATGA
- a CDS encoding AAA family ATPase, whose product MSATVHTVFGADLPKGISRIRPLPDPALGTLWDSIFIDEGLKRQLLSQAMLNFSMRGKVPRTVIPLHGVILLTGEPGTGKTSLARGLAHRTATSFSGARFNLLEVEPHSLTSSAMGKTQRAVSDLFSQSVAEAASSGPTIVLLDEVETLAADRSKMSLEANPIDIHRATDAVLVQLDALAERFPQLLFVATSNFPDAVDRAFTSRCDLVLRVPLPDQAACAHMLRDCLTGLGQIYSSISALASQPGFDRCAGECVGLDGRAIRKMVANALASRPEVAMDPSKVTLDDIYRAAQQAKLNRGSGVKAK is encoded by the coding sequence ATGAGTGCGACCGTCCACACCGTATTTGGAGCCGATCTGCCGAAGGGGATCAGCCGTATCCGGCCTCTGCCCGACCCCGCGCTCGGCACGCTCTGGGACTCGATCTTCATTGACGAAGGGCTGAAGCGACAACTGCTGTCGCAAGCCATGCTGAACTTCTCGATGCGGGGCAAAGTCCCAAGGACCGTCATTCCCCTGCACGGCGTCATCTTGCTAACCGGCGAGCCGGGGACGGGCAAGACCTCGCTCGCGCGTGGTCTGGCGCACCGTACGGCGACATCCTTCTCCGGGGCGAGATTCAACCTCCTCGAAGTCGAGCCGCACTCCCTAACCAGTTCGGCGATGGGCAAGACCCAGCGCGCCGTGTCCGACCTCTTTTCTCAGTCCGTCGCCGAGGCCGCCAGCAGCGGGCCAACGATCGTGCTCCTGGACGAGGTCGAAACGCTCGCGGCTGACCGGTCTAAGATGAGCCTCGAAGCGAACCCCATCGACATCCACCGGGCGACCGACGCGGTCTTGGTCCAGCTCGATGCGCTGGCGGAGCGGTTCCCCCAGCTTCTCTTTGTGGCGACGAGCAACTTCCCCGACGCCGTCGACAGGGCCTTCACGTCGCGCTGCGATCTCGTTCTTCGGGTTCCGCTGCCCGACCAGGCTGCGTGCGCGCATATGCTTCGCGACTGCCTGACCGGGCTCGGTCAGATCTACTCGTCCATCTCCGCACTCGCCTCTCAGCCCGGATTCGACCGGTGCGCGGGGGAATGCGTCGGTCTGGATGGACGTGCGATCCGGAAGATGGTGGCGAACGCTCTGGCCAGCCGGCCGGAGGTGGCGATGGACCCGAGCAAGGTGACCCTCGACGACATCTACCGGGCGGCTCAGCAGGCGAAGTTGAACCGTGGCTCGGGGGTGAAGGCGAAATGA
- a CDS encoding helix-turn-helix transcriptional regulator, translated as MSAGGPELRWGVEQRLEFIEFRLFWEGGINRSDITGFFGVSVPQASKDLTQYQELAPDNVRYDRSEKRYFATDSFRPRFLKPDADHYLAQLLFAADPALHGERTWLTSPPSVDTMPVPNRRVDIAVLRMILAAVRRQASVEVLYQSMNEQRPEPLWRRISPHAFGSDGFRWHVRAFCHIDNRFKDFLLSRCLEARSLGEPAARPEDDRQWTDFFDVELSPNPKIGENQRKIIAQDYGMRDDNIAIPVRRALLYYFRKRLRLDVADVLDNPHETPVVVTNRAEFNAALAEATK; from the coding sequence ATGTCAGCTGGTGGCCCAGAGCTGCGGTGGGGGGTCGAGCAACGGCTTGAGTTTATTGAGTTCCGCCTCTTCTGGGAGGGTGGGATCAACCGCTCAGACATAACCGGATTTTTCGGTGTATCAGTGCCGCAGGCGTCCAAGGACCTGACCCAGTATCAGGAGCTCGCGCCCGACAATGTGCGGTACGACCGCAGCGAGAAGCGCTACTTCGCGACCGACTCGTTCCGCCCGCGCTTCCTGAAACCCGACGCGGATCACTACCTTGCGCAGCTTCTGTTCGCGGCTGATCCCGCTCTCCATGGTGAGCGGACATGGCTGACCAGTCCCCCCAGCGTGGACACCATGCCCGTGCCGAATCGGCGGGTGGACATCGCGGTCCTCCGTATGATCCTGGCTGCAGTCCGGCGCCAAGCCTCGGTTGAGGTTCTCTATCAGTCGATGAACGAACAGCGGCCGGAGCCTCTTTGGCGGCGTATCAGCCCTCATGCCTTCGGCAGCGATGGCTTTCGCTGGCACGTTCGCGCCTTCTGTCACATCGACAACAGGTTCAAGGACTTCCTTCTCTCGCGATGCCTTGAGGCCCGATCGCTCGGGGAACCTGCCGCGCGGCCTGAAGATGATAGGCAGTGGACGGACTTTTTTGACGTAGAACTTTCGCCGAATCCGAAGATCGGAGAGAATCAACGAAAGATAATCGCGCAAGACTACGGTATGCGCGACGACAATATTGCGATCCCGGTCAGGCGGGCTCTGCTCTACTACTTCAGAAAGCGGTTACGTCTGGACGTGGCGGATGTTCTCGATAATCCACACGAGACGCCCGTTGTCGTCACCAATCGCGCGGAATTTAATGCTGCCTTGGCTGAGGCTACGAAGTGA
- a CDS encoding type I restriction-modification system subunit M, translated as MLTGEIRSQIDSIWSDFWAGGVANPLSVIEQMTYLLFIKRLDDLHTLEERKSQTLKIPMERRIFPEARDDKGRPYEDLRWSRFKNFESREMMEVVDEHVFPFLRALNGSQSSYGKLMRDARLGFSNPALLAKVVEKLDRIPMEDRDTKGDVYEYMLAKIASAGQNGQFRTPRHIIRLMVEMTAPKPTDVICDPAAGTCGFLVAAGEYLREKHPELMRDPALRKHFHEGLFHGFDFDTTMLRIGAMNMTLHGVENPNVTYRDSLAEDHAEDAGAYSLVLANPPFAGSLDYEATAKDLQKIVKTRKTELLFIALFLRLLKTGGRAAVIVPDGVLFGSSGAHKDIRRMLVEDHKLDAVIKLPSGVFRPYAGVSTAIILFTKTGVGGTENVWFYDVAADGLSLDDKRAELLPPEKQGPTPAQPLSEAEHDKNNLPDILARWQNLAAEAERPHTAQSFTVPVEDIRATGSWDLSLNRYKEVQHEEVIHQSPKEIIAELRAIEAEIAEGLDRLEGMLA; from the coding sequence ATGCTGACCGGCGAAATCCGCAGCCAGATCGACAGCATCTGGAGCGACTTCTGGGCAGGCGGGGTCGCCAATCCGCTCTCCGTCATCGAGCAGATGACCTATCTGCTATTCATCAAGCGCTTGGACGACCTGCACACTCTCGAAGAGCGCAAGAGCCAGACGCTCAAAATTCCGATGGAGCGCCGCATCTTCCCGGAAGCGCGGGACGACAAGGGGCGGCCGTACGAGGATCTTCGCTGGTCGCGGTTCAAGAATTTCGAGTCGCGCGAGATGATGGAAGTGGTCGACGAGCACGTCTTCCCGTTCCTTCGTGCACTCAACGGAAGTCAGTCGAGCTACGGCAAGCTGATGCGCGACGCCCGCCTTGGGTTCTCCAATCCTGCGCTGCTGGCGAAGGTGGTTGAGAAGCTCGATCGCATCCCCATGGAGGATCGCGACACAAAGGGCGATGTGTATGAATACATGCTCGCGAAGATCGCGAGCGCAGGTCAGAACGGGCAGTTCAGGACTCCCCGACACATCATCCGGCTGATGGTTGAGATGACCGCGCCGAAGCCCACTGACGTGATCTGCGATCCTGCTGCTGGCACCTGCGGCTTCCTTGTTGCCGCCGGCGAGTACCTTCGCGAGAAGCATCCCGAGTTGATGCGCGACCCGGCTTTGAGGAAGCATTTCCACGAAGGTCTGTTTCACGGGTTCGATTTCGACACCACGATGCTCCGCATCGGTGCGATGAACATGACACTGCACGGTGTCGAGAATCCGAACGTCACTTATCGCGACAGCCTGGCCGAGGACCATGCCGAGGACGCAGGCGCCTATTCCCTGGTGCTGGCGAATCCGCCTTTCGCCGGATCGCTCGACTACGAGGCAACGGCCAAGGACCTCCAGAAAATTGTTAAAACAAGGAAGACGGAGCTTCTATTCATTGCGCTCTTCCTGCGTCTCCTGAAAACGGGAGGAAGGGCGGCGGTGATTGTGCCTGACGGCGTCCTGTTTGGTTCGTCCGGTGCGCACAAGGACATACGCCGGATGCTGGTCGAGGATCACAAGCTCGATGCGGTTATCAAGCTGCCCTCGGGCGTGTTCCGTCCTTACGCGGGCGTGTCCACCGCCATCATCCTCTTCACTAAGACGGGCGTTGGCGGCACCGAAAATGTCTGGTTCTATGACGTGGCGGCTGATGGACTCAGCCTCGACGACAAGCGGGCCGAACTGCTGCCGCCCGAGAAGCAGGGGCCGACGCCCGCTCAGCCGCTGTCCGAGGCAGAGCACGACAAGAACAATCTGCCCGATATCTTGGCCCGGTGGCAGAATCTCGCAGCCGAGGCCGAGCGCCCCCACACTGCGCAGAGCTTTACTGTACCGGTGGAGGATATCCGGGCTACGGGGTCATGGGACCTGTCGCTGAACCGCTACAAGGAAGTGCAGCACGAAGAGGTCATCCACCAATCCCCGAAGGAGATCATCGCAGAACTGCGTGCCATTGAGGCCGAGATCGCCGAAGGTCTGGATCGACTGGAGGGGATGTTGGCATGA
- a CDS encoding restriction endonuclease subunit S, with translation MKHVSIGEFVERVQTWSPQKEGGSSSFRYIDIGAVSQIEKTITEVQTVRAAEAPSRARQIVRGGDILVSTVRPNLNAVAVVPDDLDGATASTGFTVLRPNERKLSGSFLFHWVRSPAFIAEMIKLATGQSYPAVSDKIVKTSKILFLPLDQQKRIAGILDQADALRRLRSRAVYNLNTLGQAIFYEMFGDLLTNESGWQEGVTLGELAEVVSGITKGRKAKTEVLREVPYLAVSNVQDRFLKMDVVKTIEATEDEIDRFRLHRDDILLTEGGDPDKLGRGTLWKDQLPECIHQNHVFRVRVTDDRIRPAFLSWQLGSERGKAYFLRSAKQTTGIASINKTQINAFPLLLPPRELQEQFEERLNGLEARLGTYKNAIIQIENLFASLQHRAFKGEL, from the coding sequence ATGAAGCACGTCAGCATAGGGGAATTTGTTGAACGTGTTCAAACATGGAGCCCACAGAAGGAAGGGGGCAGTTCGTCTTTTCGATACATAGACATTGGCGCGGTCTCGCAGATCGAAAAGACGATCACAGAAGTTCAGACTGTTAGGGCCGCCGAGGCACCATCACGGGCTCGCCAAATAGTCAGAGGTGGGGACATCCTTGTGTCCACAGTCCGCCCAAACTTGAATGCCGTTGCTGTCGTCCCTGACGACCTTGATGGCGCAACCGCATCGACTGGCTTCACTGTTCTCAGGCCAAACGAACGCAAGCTGTCCGGCAGCTTTCTTTTCCATTGGGTGCGATCGCCCGCGTTCATCGCGGAGATGATCAAGCTGGCCACCGGTCAAAGCTACCCTGCTGTTAGCGACAAAATTGTCAAGACGTCGAAAATCCTGTTCCTCCCGTTGGACCAACAGAAGCGGATCGCAGGTATACTGGATCAGGCGGACGCCCTTCGCCGCCTTCGCAGCCGCGCCGTCTACAATCTCAACACCCTCGGGCAGGCGATCTTTTATGAGATGTTTGGGGACCTGTTGACCAATGAAAGTGGCTGGCAAGAAGGCGTGACGCTGGGCGAATTAGCTGAGGTTGTTTCAGGTATCACCAAGGGCCGAAAGGCCAAAACCGAAGTCCTGCGTGAAGTTCCCTATCTAGCTGTGTCGAACGTGCAGGATCGCTTCCTGAAAATGGACGTTGTGAAAACCATCGAAGCTACGGAAGATGAGATCGACCGTTTTCGACTGCACCGCGACGATATTTTGCTGACCGAAGGCGGCGATCCCGATAAACTTGGACGGGGCACTCTTTGGAAGGATCAATTGCCTGAATGCATCCATCAGAACCACGTTTTCCGTGTTCGCGTTACGGATGATCGCATCCGGCCAGCATTCCTAAGCTGGCAGCTCGGAAGTGAACGCGGAAAGGCCTATTTTTTGCGGTCGGCGAAACAAACGACGGGCATCGCTTCGATCAACAAGACGCAGATCAACGCGTTTCCGCTGTTGCTGCCCCCTCGTGAGCTTCAGGAGCAATTCGAAGAGCGATTGAACGGTCTTGAAGCGCGTCTCGGCACCTATAAGAACGCCATCATACAGATCGAAAACCTCTTCGCCTCCCTCCAGCACCGCGCCTTCAAGGGGGAGCTGTAG
- a CDS encoding TIGR02391 family protein, protein MSNVPALTDAQLEQVSRLLGDCATGSEITRVLNSLGLDDVSGESTKWRRLYATFLHYQRQDRAASKLIDFIRTFLDPSGFVGRPDEFEALRQRLNAVLAFAGLHYGEDGKFRRATAAQTIEEAHQRAKTLQAKFRGRRIHSEVVKYCKPELLQDNYFHAVFEASKGLAQRIRELSGEDGDGAALVDRVFSIERPMLAINTLQTETERSEHKGFASLLKGCFAAVRNPLAHEPKLLWKGEDDAADYLSLISLLHRKLDDCAKTGLGGMR, encoded by the coding sequence ATGTCCAATGTGCCGGCCCTCACAGATGCCCAGCTTGAGCAGGTTTCCCGCTTGCTGGGTGACTGTGCGACCGGTTCGGAGATCACCCGCGTCCTTAATAGCTTGGGGCTTGACGATGTTTCAGGAGAAAGCACCAAGTGGCGGCGCCTGTATGCCACGTTCCTCCACTATCAGCGGCAGGACCGGGCGGCCAGCAAGCTGATTGACTTCATCCGCACCTTCCTTGATCCATCCGGATTCGTGGGGCGCCCGGACGAGTTCGAGGCTTTGCGCCAGCGGCTGAACGCGGTCCTCGCATTTGCCGGCTTGCACTATGGCGAGGATGGAAAATTCCGACGGGCAACGGCGGCGCAGACGATCGAGGAGGCCCACCAGCGTGCCAAGACGCTGCAAGCCAAGTTCAGGGGGCGTCGCATCCATTCCGAGGTAGTCAAGTACTGCAAGCCCGAACTGCTACAGGATAACTATTTCCACGCCGTGTTCGAGGCTTCCAAGGGGCTCGCGCAGAGGATCAGGGAGCTGTCAGGTGAGGACGGCGACGGCGCGGCGCTGGTGGATAGAGTGTTCTCCATCGAGCGTCCAATGCTCGCCATCAACACGCTTCAGACGGAAACCGAACGGTCGGAGCACAAGGGTTTTGCGTCGCTCCTGAAGGGATGCTTTGCGGCGGTGCGCAATCCCTTGGCGCATGAGCCAAAACTCCTTTGGAAAGGCGAAGACGACGCTGCTGATTATCTATCGTTGATATCTCTTCTGCATCGGAAGCTGGACGACTGCGCAAAGACCGGACTCGGGGGGATGCGATGA